Within Bos mutus isolate GX-2022 chromosome 24, NWIPB_WYAK_1.1, whole genome shotgun sequence, the genomic segment AAAAATGACCTCTGATTAGTAAATTGCCTCTGGACCAGGAAGAACTATAAATGGTCTACATTTATAGACCTGATGCAGCTACCATATTAAGGACTTAATGAGTTCAGTTCACCAGCAAAACACAGCAATTTTAAAGGTGTATGCACTTAAATGACATGTCCTTAATATATCATACAGAACTACAATGAGAAGTAAAACAAAACCCCACAAGTATAGTGAAGCATTTTACCATACTATCTCAGTAATTgatacaaaaagcaaacaaaatcatTAAAGATACAGATTTTTGGAACTGCATAATTAACAAATCTGACTCGGTCACTACAAAtaatgtgcgtgcatgctcagctgcttcagtcgtgtccgactctgccaccccatggactgtagccccacccccacccccacaccccggctcctctgtccatgggattctccaggcaagactactggagtgggttaccatgccctcctacaggtgatcttcccaacccagtgatcgaatcAGCATCTCCCGCAttaacaggcggattctttacctattAAGCCACCTGGTAAATCTCCCACAAAGCACGTACACTCAGacccttctttccctcctctgaGAAAATGGATTGAGAGAAGAATGTGCCTTTCTCGCTTTCAAGTAAGCCACATGCCTTGTGTGCAGCTTTATCAGAAGAATTTCATATGATTAATAAAAGACGGATGACTGTTTTTTCCTAAAGTCACCAGGAGAAATCCTTGTCCAAACACTGCAGTAGCTCCCTGCCAGGTGGGGTGCGCTGATTTGTCCCCAGGTCCCAGTTCTGATCAGACTCAACCATATCTGTCTGAGGTGGGCCTGTGAGAAGACCCAGAATGGGACTTGcagaaaatgcattattttaaatacatatggaACATTTACCAACGTTGAGCATGATAGGGGAAGCcttctacaatttaaaaaattgtgataaaatatacacaacctaaaatttaccatcttaaaccctttcaagtgtacaatacagTGCCATTAAGTATAGTCACAttttgtacaaccatcaccaccgtTCATCTCCTGAACTCCTTTCACCTTGCTAAACTGAAGCGCTATACTCACTAAGCAGTAACTCCCTATTCTCTTCTTCCCCCCAACCCCTGACAAACACCATTCTGCTTTCTCCTTAACTTTActctgctgctgagtcgcttcagtcgtgtctgactctgtgcgaccccagagacggcagtccaccaggctcccccgtccctgggattctccaggcaagaacactggagtgggttgccatttccttctccaatgcatgaaagtgaaaagtgaaagtgaagttgctcagtcgtggccgactcctagcgaccccatggactgcagcctgcaaggctcctccgtccatgggatttttcaggcaagagtactggagtggggtgccattgccttctctgtggaatGTCCTACTTAAGTAGAATAACACATAAAACatatccacctttttttttttggtataggaAAATTTATTACTATCGTGCTTTCATCATCAAAATTTATGATCTTGGTCTTTCCTTCTTACCTTTGTATAAAGCCAAAAGAGAGACATTGGCTACTTTGACAACCTTAAAGTGGACTCCAGGAATGTCACCAACAGCATGACCTTTGCGACCAAATCCAGCAACCAGAACTTCATCATTTTCCTCAATAAAATTCAAGCAACCATCATTGGGTACCAAAGCAGTGATTTTTTTGCCATTCTTGATTAGCTGAACCCTGACACACTTCCTGATGGCAGAATTTGGCTGTTTGGCTTCAACTCCTACTTTTTCCAGCACAATTCCCTTGGCGTGAGAAGCGCCGCCAAAAGGGTTGGCCTTCAGGGCTGTGCCCAGATGGGCTTTCTTGTACTGCTTATCATGCCACTTCTGGTCTCGTTGGTGGCTTCGGAGCTTCCTGGCAGTACGAAGACCGCGACACTTGCCCATCCTGCCGGCGCCACGGGCCTGAGCGAAAGAGCAAAACATATCCACCTTGACTtgattctaggtacctcatataaatggaattacatggtatgtgtc encodes:
- the LOC102280739 gene encoding small ribosomal subunit protein uS12-like; translation: MGKCRGLRTARKLRSHQRDQKWHDKQYKKAHLGTALKANPFGGASHAKGIVLEKVGVEAKQPNSAIRKCVRVQLIKNGKKITALVPNDGCLNFIEENDEVLVAGFGRKGHAVGDIPGVHFKVVKVANVSLLALYKGKKERPRS